The window AATCAAATGGCACGTTGGCAAGATATTGCGCCTTCTGTCGAACTTGGACTATTGCCAATGTTAGGAGATATAAAAGTCGATATCGCTGACAGAGCATTAATTGCAGAATCTGGAAAAAGGCCTGAGTTTACGCTAAATGCTAACAGGGTAATGGATTTGCTCAAAGGTGATAATTTGTATGATCGTTTTGATGCCTTTAGAGAATTATTACAAAACGCAGTCGATGCTACTTTACTACGCATTTGGGAATGTGATAATTCAGCTATAGAACAGATGATTTCTCAAGGAAGATCCGGTAATTTTTCTCAAGAAATATTTAATAAATATCCTGTGATTGCCCGGTTGGAAAGGATATCTGATAACGAGAACAAAATATGTTGGTGCTTGACAATATCTGACCAAGGAGTTGGGATTAATCAATCAGATATGGTTTATATGACTAAAGTGGCTGGCTCAAGCAATAACATAAGGCGACTGTCGTTAATTAATTCTATGCCAGAATGGTTGCAGCCTTCAGGAACTTTTGGGATTGGTTTGCAAAGTGCGTTTATGTGGTCAGAAAAAATTATCATAAAAACGAAAGGCCTTTATTCTCAGGAGGCGCTTGATATTATTTTACACAGTCCTACAGGTACAAAAAAGGGACTGGTGGAAGTCGAGAGAGTAGATGATTATTTAAGGCCTATTGGAACTTCGTTAAGTATTGAAATAGAGACAGAAAGAAAGTCAAATAGTTTTTCAATTTCAAACGAAAATAAACAAACTTTATATTATTTAGCTATAGCTAATTGTGATTGGCTTCTTGATCAAGAGTTGCCATTGGATGCCTATAGGCTGATTGATGAGGTCGCATTATTTTCAAACAATTCTCCTATTTCCGTTGAATGTTTTTTCGAGTCAGAAGCTGTAGGCCTTTCTTCATCTATTGACACGACATCGAAACTTAATTTTTTTAAAGAAACAAACAGTAGATTTGATATTATTTTTTTTGACCAAGCCAACGCTAATAATAACTCATTATATTATAGAGGACAGAAGGTTAAAGATGACAAGGGACTTTGGTGTTATCCATTTTTTAATTATAAAATTGATTTGTATTCTGGAAAAGCCTCTGAATGGCTTACGTTTAATAGAAACTCCCTCAGCTTTAAAGGAAAAAAAGCTGTTCCAAATGTCGTAGAGGAAAATATTCGGTTATGGTTTGCTAAAAACCTAGAATACGTCATGAGAGAAAACTCGCCTTTTCAACAAGCAGGCCAATGCCATCCAAAGGTTATTCTTTCGGCTTTTGCAAAAATCGAATCTTTTGACAAGCGACAAGAGCAATCAATCCTTGATTTTTGGGAGTCTATTTCTAATAAGACGGCTGAATTATGGAAGGATTTTCCATGCACTGTTGTAGAGACTGATGATAATTTCGATAAAAACAAGGATGCTAAGTATGCTGCTATTCAGCTTTTGAACCCTGGAACTCTAATTTCTAATTCTTCTAGTTAGACTCACCGTAGCAATCTTGTTGACTATGGTGTTGGAAATGCAAAAATTGTTTTTTCACGCAATCTTTCTTTGCTATTAATCCAGGATTGGTTGAAAGATATAGATAATTGTATATCTTTCAAGGTAATCGAGCCTAAATGCACTAGCTTTGTTGTGTTTCCTTTTGTTGTCGCTGAACTAGCGTTACGTAACAATAATTGCGGGCGTTTTAATATTGCCGATGAGGTTTTGGTTAAATTAGTTGAAAAAAAGCTTAAGATATTGGAGTGGTCAACAAGAATCATGATACCTATAGAATTTTTTCCAGAAGAGATAAAGGCGGAGCTATTAGAAGTTCGAAATGATATAGAGATTTTCGGGGCAGATTATTTAATTGATATAATTCCGTGTCCGACACAACACCTGATCATTCCCTATTTGATTAATCCGCACGCAAATGTTCGTGCTAGCTTGGAGAATTTAGATAAATTTATAAGTTGGGTTCACGGTGGATTAAAAAACCCTGTTGATATTGAAACGACGAGAAAGACGATAATCAATGTAAAAAACTGGTTTGATAACCTCATGAGTTCTTCTTCGGTTTGGCAAAGCTTTATTAATCCAACAAATAACGCAGACTAATTTCATATCCTAAATTGTTTAGCAAGTGGATGCGCTAAACAACGTGCACCGCATCGTTCGCGATTGGTAAGGTTCGTAAACTCACCACACCAGACGCCTGCTTTTGGCTGGATATTTGCCATTGGCACTTTTGTTTCGTCTGGCGACCCTTGGCCCAGACCGTGTAAGAACGTAAAACAGGGATTGCTCAAGCATGACCAAGGAACTTGTGGGGTTCCAAAGCAAGTAGATACTGTTATGCAAGTCAAGCCAAATGCAAAGCCGGATCGAAGGGTTTAGCGGATTTTAGGACACCGAAGGCCACATGAACCAACTTACGCATCATAGCGCCAATAATCAGTTTGGCAGGTTTACCTGCATCGGCTAATCGGCTTCTGAATTGCTTCCCCCAGGCGGTTTTATAAAGGGTGACCATGGCCGGCATATAGCGTGCTTTGCGCAGGAATGCATGGCCGACTTTGGAGAGCCTGGGTTCGCCTTTGATACTACTGCCGGATTCGTAATGCCTAGGGTCAAGCCCGGCAAAGGCGGCAGCCTGTCGGCTATTGGCGAAGCGCGAGGTATCGGCGTAGAACGCCAGGATGATGGCGCTGGTGCGCTCATCAATGCCAGGAATACTATCGAGCAATTCGCGTTGTTGCTTGAGATCGGGATGGTGATCGATATGATCGTTGATGGTATCGATCAATTGCCGAATAGCGCTATCCAGCCAATTCAGATGTTGCTGAATGTCCTCTCGCACGGCTTCCCGCGCCACCAGCAAGCGGTTGCTTTCCTGGGTACGCATGGTTTGTAAGGCGTCCAGGCGTAACACCAAAGCACGTAGCGTGATGTCCTCCTGGCTACGAGGCTGCCAAGCAGGCGGTTGGCGCTCGGCACAGAAATTGGCGATGAGTTTGGCGTCGATGGTGTCAGTTTTGCTGCGGGTGAGTCGTGAAGCACCATAGGCTTTAATTTGTGCCGGATTGACGACGCTGACGGTTAAACCGGCGATTGCCAGATGCTGAGCAACGTCTTCCCAATAAATGCCGGTCGCTTCCATGCAGACATGAGGCGATTCGGCCTTTTGAGTAGCTAACCACATCAACAACGCCGCAAAGCCGTCGAGAGAATTGGGAATGACTTTGGCGCGAAACTTACCGCTAGGCAGGCGCAATGCGCAGTCCAGCTTGGCTTTGGCAACATCGATACCGAGATAAAAGTGGGACATGAAAACCTCAAATGATCTACCTTGTGAATGCAGGCTGCCGGAAACCGGGCCGAAGAGACTGTCCGATCGTTGATCGAGGGCGAGTAGCTGCTGCAAAAATCTACGGTTTGCGGATTGAAATCTAAGCCTCGATACGGCATCCAGCTACTCTTACCTGAGGTACCCCTCAGGTGTGTTTTCACAGTTTATTATCCGTGGAAAAGCACGGTTTGATAATACAAGCCTCGATGTAATCGAGGGGTCGGAGGTCCAATCCCTCGATTTCGCTAGCGCTGCATCGAGGCTACAGAAGCTCAATTCGATGGCCACTGATTAGGCGTGCAATTGGCTGACAACTGTCGGATAAATAAAAGCAAGAAATCTACCCAATTGACCTTGCACGGTGATTTAATCGCCCTTAAACCGCGTATAAAGAGGTTCTCTTTCCCACAATGTCCCACCGCCTCGCCATCATCTCCGACACCCACGGCTTGCTTCGCCCTGAGGTGCTGGCGGCGTTGCACGGCTGCGAGCGGATTTTCCACGCCGGCGACGTCGGCAAACATGAGGTGTTGCAGCGACTGAACGAGTTGGCTCCGGTCACGGCGGTGCGCGGTAACAACGATAGAGGTGCTTGGGCTGAGGAACTGCCCATCTGTGCCAGCGTCATGGTCGGCCAAGTTTCAATTTATTTGATCCACGATCTGGCAGAGTTGCCCATCGATCCGGTCGTGGCCGGAATTCGCGTCGTCATTTCCGGCCATTCGCATAAACCGTCGCTTCAAGAGCGTGACGGCGTACTATATCTAAACCCCGGCAGCGCGGGCCCACGCCGGTTTAAATTGCCTCTAGCAGTTGCCGAACTGATCATCAACGATAAGACAGTCGAGGCCCGGATCATAGAGCTGGAAGTATGACGCGATTAGCGGGAGCCAGTGATCGATTGCTGATCAGCATTTACGCCAGCGAACTGAGCGGCTGGCGTTATGCAGTGGTACGCAGTAGATTGTGCGGCCGCGCTATTTGAACTGAAGTTGGCCGCCGGTGCCGGCGCCGTCTTTGACTTCCTGGGCTTTGTAATTCCTTAAAGATTGCACCAAGTTGTTGTAGGCATCAAAAAACGCTGCGGCGGTGGATATGCCTTCCGGGGTTCGGGTAAAGCTCGCCAAGCCAAAGCCGCCTGCAGCATTCTCGCCTAAGAATCCGCCCCACCCGGAAACCTGCAAAGCATTGGCGGTTGCGCTGCCCTGGGAAATGCCGATTTGTACTGTCGAGCGGATATCGATCAAGGTCAGAGCTACGTCCGTACTGCGTTTATCGGCTGCGCTCGCCGCAGCACCCGCCAATGCATCTACAAAAATCCCGCCCAGCGAGATTTGCCCCGGCGGGGCGTAATACTGATGCATACCGCCGCCGTAAAGGCCGGCTCTGTTACCCTGGGTAGATTCGTTGAGGACGATGACCTGCGGTTCCAGTAGATAATCGGCGGCGACCCGTTGGCCTTTTTGCTGTTTGGAGCCGGCCCGGTACTCACCGGATTCACGTTGCTGTGAGGTAATAGCATTGAGTAATGCCAAGGTGGCCTGATTGCCGATGCCGGTAATCACAAAGCAGTTGGATTGCTGCACCGCCAAACGAATCAATGGGTCAACGGTGGTTACGGCGCTGGCACCGGTGATACGGCCATCGCTGACCGCCAAGGTGCCTAATGGGCTGGCGCAATGTTCCAGCGTTTTATTGGCATTGACGCTGGTAGACCCACCCGCCGAACCGCTAATGAGGCTGGCACTGCCGCCGGTTTGTACGCCCGGTTTTGTACAAGCGCTCAACGAAATCATCACTGCCAGCCAGCTTAGTTGTTTGGTTTTTATGCAGATCATACCGACACACCCCTGTCGAAATTAGCAAGCTCGGAAACTGAAATTTAGCACTCTGAGAAAATGTTAGAGTAAAACCCTAGCGGAATGCAAACAAATCGCAGTGTGTGTTAAATGCCAGGAATTTCACCGCCGAATTACGGCGCTTCGACTCCTACCCACGAGACTCCTAGAGGTTCTACTTTTAAGGGCAAAGCTAACGAACGAATTAACCGAAACTCGAAAAGCCCCAAAATGACTTTTTATCAGAAAGGTTTCGCCGTCGCCGGTGCAACTGGCTATGCGATAGCAGCAAGGCAAAACCGGAAGCGTGGGCACTGGGTTCGGCATTGGAAGATAGGGAATCGCATACATACAGCGATTATTTGAATTGACCTGACGATATACGTTACGAGCTTATCGATGGCGACGCTTATTTGATGTCACCGGCGCCTGACTTGACACATCAGGATGTGGCGGGGGAAGCTTATTTCCAAACTCGGCAAGCACTAGCGGGCAATCCTGCCGCGCTTTTATCCGCACCCGTCGATGTGCGTTTACCCAAAGCCCAGGAAGCGGACGATTCTAACGACACAGTCGTGCAGCCCGACGTATTGGTACGTGTGCTGTTACTGTATTTTTGGGTGTTACTGTATGTTTACGCAGTAACTTAGACGATCTCACTAAATCTACGCGCATAAAAAAACCATAAGTTCTTATGTGTAAAGGACTTATGGTTAATCTGGATACTGCTAAAGCTATAAATGGTGGCGATACCGGGGATCGAACCTGGAACCTCGGGGTTATGAATCCCGCGCTCTAACCGGATTGAGCTATATCGCCACTGGGAACAGCTTTGAAAAGACGCGCATTATAGGACGCGTCTTTTCCATTGTCAAACATTGAAACGAAAGTGCATCACGTCACCATCCTGGACTTTGTACTCCTTGCCTTCCAACCGCCATTTACCGGCGTCTTTGGCTCCTTGTTCGCCGTTGTAAGCTATAAAATCCGCATAAGACACCACTTCGGCGCGGATGAACCCCTTTTCGAAATCGGAGTGAATCACGCCCGCGGCTTGCGGCGCGGTGGCGTTGACAGGGATCGTCCAAGCTCTGACTTCTTTGACGCCAGCGGTAAAATAAGTCGATAGATTCAACAACTCGTAGCCGGCACGTACCACCCTATTCAAGCCAGGCTCTTCCAAGCCCAAGTCTTCGAGAAATTCTTTCTTTTCGTCTTCATCAAGTTGCACGATTTCGGCTTCTATAGCCGCGCAGACAGCGACGACCTTGGAGCCTTCTTTCTCGGCAAACGCTTTGACTTTGTCCAGCATCGGATTGTTCTCAAAACCGTCGTCTTGAACGTTGGCAACATATAGCGTGGGCTTGATCGTGATCAGGCACAGGTCCTTGATCAGTTTGGCTTCATCTTCGCTTAGACCCAAAGTACGCACGGCTTCACCGGCATTGAGGTGTTCCAGCACCCGTTCCAGAACTTCCTTTCTGGCTAGCTCATCCTTGTTGCCGGACTTTGAAGCCTTTGCGGCTTTTTGCAGCGCTCTTTCGACGGAAGACATGTCGGCCAGCGCCAATTCAGTATTGATGACTTCAATATCGTTGATCGGATCGACTTTGCCGGCAACGTGAATCACATTGTCGTCATCAAAACAGCGCACCACATGCACAACGGCATCGGTTTCGCGGATATTACCGAGAAATTGGTTGCCCAAGCCTTCGCCTTTCGACGCGCCGGCCACTAAACCGGCGATGTCGACGAACTCAATGGTGGTCGGTAATACGCGTTCAGGATTGA of the Methylomonas sp. MK1 genome contains:
- a CDS encoding HD domain-containing protein — translated: MSNLLQKHLEEACKQENLNLLKSQWDFDSKLIPKALQTIGQLFPHYSRHDQSHSDQILINIERILGDRVSLLSATDTWMLLEAAYWHDLGMVVPNRALQEALDDTDFHSYLLQIANDAGNELQKFATFFLKTSDLTQCFTGADYPLDAVIKFRLLMAEWFRRKHPTRSEKAMNDPWNELGLSSPRSELIPTRLFRLLGRICSLHGASFSEILSDLPHKEVGMANDDCHPRFVACLLRLGDLLDMDDNRFCPVMQRIAGDNRPALSKAHEDKHSSIRHFRLDNQRIEIYAVCKSIDGYVEQWRWLDMLRDEMQNQMARWQDIAPSVELGLLPMLGDIKVDIADRALIAESGKRPEFTLNANRVMDLLKGDNLYDRFDAFRELLQNAVDATLLRIWECDNSAIEQMISQGRSGNFSQEIFNKYPVIARLERISDNENKICWCLTISDQGVGINQSDMVYMTKVAGSSNNIRRLSLINSMPEWLQPSGTFGIGLQSAFMWSEKIIIKTKGLYSQEALDIILHSPTGTKKGLVEVERVDDYLRPIGTSLSIEIETERKSNSFSISNENKQTLYYLAIANCDWLLDQELPLDAYRLIDEVALFSNNSPISVECFFESEAVGLSSSIDTTSKLNFFKETNSRFDIIFFDQANANNNSLYYRGQKVKDDKGLWCYPFFNYKIDLYSGKASEWLTFNRNSLSFKGKKAVPNVVEENIRLWFAKNLEYVMRENSPFQQAGQCHPKVILSAFAKIESFDKRQEQSILDFWESISNKTAELWKDFPCTVVETDDNFDKNKDAKYAAIQLLNPGTLISNSSS
- a CDS encoding IS110 family transposase — translated: MSHFYLGIDVAKAKLDCALRLPSGKFRAKVIPNSLDGFAALLMWLATQKAESPHVCMEATGIYWEDVAQHLAIAGLTVSVVNPAQIKAYGASRLTRSKTDTIDAKLIANFCAERQPPAWQPRSQEDITLRALVLRLDALQTMRTQESNRLLVAREAVREDIQQHLNWLDSAIRQLIDTINDHIDHHPDLKQQRELLDSIPGIDERTSAIILAFYADTSRFANSRQAAAFAGLDPRHYESGSSIKGEPRLSKVGHAFLRKARYMPAMVTLYKTAWGKQFRSRLADAGKPAKLIIGAMMRKLVHVAFGVLKSAKPFDPALHLA
- a CDS encoding metallophosphoesterase family protein: MSHRLAIISDTHGLLRPEVLAALHGCERIFHAGDVGKHEVLQRLNELAPVTAVRGNNDRGAWAEELPICASVMVGQVSIYLIHDLAELPIDPVVAGIRVVISGHSHKPSLQERDGVLYLNPGSAGPRRFKLPLAVAELIINDKTVEARIIELEV
- a CDS encoding Uma2 family endonuclease, whose translation is MRYELIDGDAYLMSPAPDLTHQDVAGEAYFQTRQALAGNPAALLSAPVDVRLPKAQEADDSNDTVVQPDVLVRVLLLYFWVLLYVYAVT
- the ychF gene encoding redox-regulated ATPase YchF, with product MALHCGIVGLPNVGKSTLFNALTKATIAAENYPFCTIDPNVGVVPVPDPRMDKLAAIVNPERVLPTTIEFVDIAGLVAGASKGEGLGNQFLGNIRETDAVVHVVRCFDDDNVIHVAGKVDPINDIEVINTELALADMSSVERALQKAAKASKSGNKDELARKEVLERVLEHLNAGEAVRTLGLSEDEAKLIKDLCLITIKPTLYVANVQDDGFENNPMLDKVKAFAEKEGSKVVAVCAAIEAEIVQLDEDEKKEFLEDLGLEEPGLNRVVRAGYELLNLSTYFTAGVKEVRAWTIPVNATAPQAAGVIHSDFEKGFIRAEVVSYADFIAYNGEQGAKDAGKWRLEGKEYKVQDGDVMHFRFNV